A part of Escherichia marmotae genomic DNA contains:
- the ugpA gene encoding sn-glycerol-3-phosphate ABC transporter permease UgpA, with protein sequence MSSSRPVFRSRWLPYLLVAPQLIITVIFFIWPAGEALWYSLQSVDPFGFSSQFVGLDNFVTLFHDSYYLDSFWTTIKFSTFVTVSGLLVSLFFAALVEYIVRGSRFYQTLMLLPYAVAPAVAAVLWIFLFNPGRGLITHFLAEFGYDWNHAQNSGQAMFLVVFASVWKQISYNFLFFYAALQSIPRSLIEAAAIDGAGPIRRFFKIALPLIAPVSFFLLVVNLVYAFFDTFPVIDAATSGGPVQATTTLIYKIYREGFTGLDLASSAAQSVVLMFLVIVLTVVQFRYVESKVRYQ encoded by the coding sequence ATGTCATCATCCCGTCCGGTGTTCCGCTCGCGCTGGCTGCCTTATTTGCTGGTCGCGCCGCAGCTCATCATCACCGTTATCTTTTTTATCTGGCCTGCGGGCGAAGCGTTGTGGTACTCGCTACAAAGCGTCGATCCGTTTGGTTTCTCCAGCCAGTTTGTCGGGCTGGATAACTTCGTCACGCTGTTCCATGACAGTTACTATCTCGACTCCTTCTGGACGACGATAAAATTTAGCACCTTTGTCACCGTCAGCGGTTTGCTGGTGTCGCTGTTCTTTGCGGCGCTGGTGGAGTACATCGTGCGCGGCAGCCGTTTCTATCAAACTTTAATGTTGTTGCCGTATGCCGTGGCTCCCGCCGTTGCCGCCGTATTGTGGATCTTCCTGTTTAACCCCGGTCGCGGGCTGATCACTCATTTTCTTGCTGAGTTCGGCTATGACTGGAACCACGCGCAAAACAGCGGCCAGGCGATGTTTCTGGTGGTGTTCGCCTCGGTGTGGAAGCAAATCAGCTACAACTTTCTGTTCTTCTATGCCGCGCTGCAATCCATTCCCCGTTCACTGATCGAAGCGGCGGCCATTGACGGCGCAGGCCCGATTCGCCGCTTCTTTAAGATCGCGTTACCGCTTATCGCTCCGGTGAGTTTCTTTCTGCTGGTGGTTAATCTGGTGTACGCCTTCTTCGACACCTTCCCGGTGATTGATGCCGCTACGTCCGGTGGGCCAGTACAGGCCACTACCACGCTGATTTATAAGATCTACCGCGAAGGCTTTACCGGACTGGATCTGGCTTCGTCTGCCGCGCAGTCGGTGGTGTTGATGTTCCTCGTCATCGTGTTGACGGTGGTGCAGTTCCGCTATGTTGAAAGCAAGGTGCGTTACCAATGA
- a CDS encoding DUF2756 family protein, protein MKRLLLLTALLPFVGFAQPINTLNNPNQPGYQIPSQQRMQTQMQTQQIQQKGMLNQQLKTQTQLQQQHLENQINSNSQRVLQSQPGELNPARQQMLPNNNGGMLNGNRNPDSSLNQQHMLQERRNGDMLNPPSTSQPDLPLKTIGP, encoded by the coding sequence ATGAAACGACTTCTGCTTTTGACGGCACTCCTGCCGTTTGTCGGCTTTGCACAGCCCATTAATACTCTGAATAATCCTAACCAGCCGGGATATCAAATCCCCAGCCAGCAACGGATGCAAACCCAGATGCAGACTCAGCAAATCCAACAAAAAGGGATGCTGAATCAGCAACTGAAAACTCAGACGCAACTACAACAGCAGCATTTAGAAAATCAGATTAACAGCAACTCGCAGCGGGTATTGCAGTCACAGCCGGGGGAGCTAAATCCCGCCCGGCAGCAAATGCTGCCCAACAACAACGGCGGGATGTTAAACGGCAACCGTAATCCGGATAGTTCGTTGAATCAGCAGCATATGCTGCAAGAGAGGAGAAACGGCGACATGCTGAATCCACCCAGCACATCGCAGCCTGACCTTCCGTTGAAAACTATTGGGCCGTAA
- the ugpQ gene encoding glycerophosphodiester phosphodiesterase produces the protein MSNWPYPRIVAHRGGGKLAPENTLAAIDVGAKYGHKMIEFDAKLSKDGEIFLLHDDNLERTSNGWGVAGELNWQDLLRVDAGSWYSKAFKGEPLPLLSQVAERCREHGMMANIEIKPTTGTGSSTGKMVALAARELWAEMTPPLLSSFEIDALEAAQLAAPELPRGLLLDEWRDDWRELTTRLGCVSIHLNHKLLDKARVMQLKDAGLRILVYTVNRPQRAAELLRWGVDCICTDAIDVIGPNFTAQ, from the coding sequence ATGAGTAACTGGCCTTATCCCCGCATCGTCGCCCACCGTGGCGGCGGTAAACTTGCCCCGGAAAACACCCTGGCGGCAATCGACGTGGGGGCAAAATACGGTCATAAGATGATCGAATTTGATGCGAAGTTATCGAAAGATGGTGAGATCTTCTTGCTCCATGATGACAACCTCGAACGTACCAGCAACGGCTGGGGCGTCGCGGGCGAACTGAACTGGCAGGATTTACTGCGCGTGGATGCAGGCAGTTGGTACAGCAAAGCGTTTAAAGGTGAGCCGCTGCCGTTGCTTTCGCAGGTGGCGGAACGCTGTCGCGAACACGGGATGATGGCGAATATCGAAATCAAACCCACCACCGGCACCGGGTCGTCGACGGGTAAAATGGTGGCACTGGCGGCACGCGAACTTTGGGCGGAGATGACCCCACCGCTGCTGTCATCGTTTGAGATTGATGCTTTAGAAGCCGCACAATTGGCAGCACCGGAACTGCCGCGCGGTTTGTTGCTTGATGAGTGGCGCGACGACTGGCGCGAACTGACTACGCGGCTGGGCTGCGTCTCTATTCATCTCAATCATAAGTTGCTCGATAAAGCGCGAGTGATGCAGTTGAAAGACGCTGGGTTGCGGATTCTGGTTTATACCGTCAACAGACCCCAGCGAGCGGCAGAGTTGCTGCGCTGGGGCGTGGATTGCATCTGTACTGATGCGATTGACGTGATCGGGCCAAATTTTACGGCCCAATAG
- the ugpC gene encoding sn-glycerol 3-phosphate ABC transporter ATP binding protein UgpC, with protein MAGLKLQAVTKSWDGKTQVIKPLTLDVADGEFIVMVGPSGCGKSTLLRMVAGLEQVTEGDIWINEQRVTEMEPKDRGIAMVFQNYALYPHMSVEENMAWGLKIRGMGKQQIAERVKEAARILELDGLLKRRPRELSGGQRQRVAMGRAIVRDPAVFLFDEPLSNLDAKLRVQMRLELQQLHRRLKTTSLYVTHDQVEAMTLAQRVMVMNGGVAEQIGTPVEVYEKPASLFVASFIGSPAMNLLTGRVNNEGTHFELDGGIVLPLNGYYRQYAGRKMTLGIRPEHIALSSQAEGGVPLVMDTLEILGADNLAHGRWGDQKLVVRLAHQERPTAGSMLWLHLPENQLHLFDGETGQRV; from the coding sequence ATGGCAGGACTGAAATTACAGGCAGTAACCAAAAGCTGGGATGGCAAAACCCAGGTCATTAAACCGCTGACGCTTGATGTGGCAGACGGTGAATTTATTGTGATGGTTGGGCCGTCTGGCTGCGGAAAATCCACGCTACTGCGCATGGTTGCCGGGCTGGAGCAGGTGACTGAGGGCGATATCTGGATCAACGAGCAGCGCGTAACCGAAATGGAGCCGAAAGATCGCGGGATTGCGATGGTGTTCCAGAACTACGCGCTTTATCCGCATATGAGCGTAGAGGAGAATATGGCGTGGGGGCTGAAAATTCGCGGTATGGGCAAGCAGCAAATTGCTGAACGTGTCAAAGAAGCAGCACGCATTCTCGAACTTGACGGTTTGCTTAAGCGCCGTCCACGCGAGCTTTCTGGCGGTCAGCGTCAGCGTGTGGCGATGGGGCGCGCGATTGTGCGCGATCCGGCGGTGTTCTTGTTTGATGAGCCGCTCTCTAACCTCGATGCCAAGCTGCGCGTACAGATGCGTCTTGAGTTGCAACAGTTACACCGTCGTCTGAAAACGACATCACTCTACGTCACCCACGATCAGGTTGAAGCGATGACCCTCGCCCAGCGAGTGATGGTAATGAACGGCGGCGTTGCCGAACAGATTGGCACGCCGGTTGAAGTGTACGAAAAACCCGCCAGCCTGTTTGTGGCGAGTTTTATCGGCAGTCCGGCGATGAACCTGCTGACAGGTCGCGTGAATAACGAAGGTACGCACTTCGAGCTGGACGGCGGCATCGTACTACCGTTGAACGGTTATTATCGGCAGTATGCCGGGCGTAAAATGACCCTCGGTATCCGCCCGGAACATATTGCGTTAAGCTCGCAGGCAGAAGGCGGCGTGCCGCTGGTGATGGACACGCTGGAGATCCTCGGCGCTGATAATCTGGCGCACGGACGCTGGGGCGATCAGAAGCTGGTGGTACGACTGGCGCATCAGGAACGCCCGACGGCAGGCAGCATGTTGTGGCTGCATTTGCCGGAAAATCAGCTACATCTTTTTGATGGTGAAACAGGACAACGAGTATGA
- the ugpE gene encoding sn-glycerol-3-phosphate ABC transporter permease UgpE, with protein MIENRPWLTIFSHTMLILGIAVILFPLYVAFVAATLDKQEVYAAPMTLIPGTHLLENIHNIWVNGVGTNSAPFWRMLLNSFVMAFSITLGKITVSMLSAFAIVWFRFPLRNLFFWMIFITLMLPVEVRIFPTVEVIANLKMLDSYAGLTLPLMASATATFLFRQFFMTLPDELVEAARIDGASPMRFFCDIVFPLSKTNLAALFVITFIYGWNQYLWPLLIITDVDLGTTVAGIKGMIATGEGTTEWNSVMAAMLLTLIPPVLIVLVMQRAFVRGLVDSEK; from the coding sequence ATGATTGAGAACCGTCCGTGGCTGACGATATTCAGCCATACCATGCTGATCCTTGGGATTGCGGTGATCCTCTTCCCGCTGTACGTGGCGTTTGTCGCAGCGACGCTGGATAAACAGGAAGTCTACGCCGCGCCGATGACGCTGATCCCCGGCACGCATCTGCTGGAGAATATCCATAACATTTGGGTAAACGGAGTAGGCACGAATAGCGCGCCATTCTGGCGGATGTTGCTTAACAGTTTCGTGATGGCGTTCAGCATTACGCTGGGCAAAATTACCGTTTCGATGCTCTCGGCATTCGCCATCGTCTGGTTTCGTTTTCCGCTGCGTAACCTCTTCTTCTGGATGATTTTTATTACTCTGATGCTGCCGGTTGAAGTGCGTATTTTCCCGACGGTAGAAGTGATCGCCAATCTGAAGATGCTCGACAGCTACGCAGGTTTAACGCTGCCGCTGATGGCCTCAGCGACCGCTACGTTCCTGTTCCGGCAGTTCTTTATGACGCTGCCGGATGAGCTGGTGGAAGCGGCTCGTATCGACGGTGCGTCACCGATGCGCTTCTTTTGCGACATTGTCTTTCCGCTGTCAAAAACCAATCTGGCGGCGCTGTTTGTGATCACCTTTATCTACGGCTGGAACCAGTATCTGTGGCCGCTGCTGATTATTACCGATGTTGATCTCGGCACCACCGTGGCGGGGATTAAAGGGATGATCGCCACTGGCGAAGGCACGACAGAATGGAACTCGGTGATGGCTGCGATGTTGTTAACCCTGATCCCACCAGTATTGATTGTTTTAGTGATGCAGCGTGCCTTTGTGCGCGGCCTGGTCGATAGTGAGAAATAA